Proteins encoded together in one Peromyscus eremicus unplaced genomic scaffold, PerEre_H2_v1 PerEre#2#chrX_unloc_2, whole genome shotgun sequence window:
- the LOC131901049 gene encoding uncharacterized protein LOC131901049 — translation MGDQRRIPLDKDQCAYCKEKGHWGSQGQEPPPEPRITLKIGGQPVTFLVDTGAQHSVLTHTGGSLSDRTALVQGATGSRRYRWTTERKVQLASGQVTHSFLHIPVCPHPLLGRDLLTKLKAQIYFDDKGSTVTGPKGTPLRVLALKLEEEYRLFESEPSKGPPQEMQDWLREFPSAWAETGGLGLAHNQPPLVIQLKASATPISIKQYPMSREAHEGIKPHIRRLLDQGVLVPC, via the exons ATGGGAGATCAAAGAAGAATACCGCTTGACAAAGACCAGTGTGCTTACTGCAaagagaagggacactgg GGAAGTcaaggccaggagcccccccccgAGCCTAGGATAACTCTCAAGATTGGGGGGCAGCCAGTAACCTTCTTAGTGGACACCGGGGCTCAACATTCAGTCCTGACTCATACCGGAGGCTCTCTCAGTGACCGCACAGCTTTGGTCCAGGGGGCCACGGGTAGCAGAAGGTATCGATGGACCACCGAGAGAAAGGTTCAGCTGGCATCTGGACAGGTAACCCACTCTTTTCTGCATATACCTGTTTGCCCTCACCCATTATTGGGCCGAGACCTGTTGACTAAGCTCAAGGCTCAGATCTATTTTGATGACAAGGGGTCAACCGTTACGGGACCCAAAGGGACCCCCCTACGAGTCCTAGCCCTAAAATTAGAAGAAGAATACCGCCTGTTTGAATCCGAGCCCTCTAAGGGGCCACCGCAAGAGATGCAGGACTGGTTGAGGGAATTTCCCTCGGCATGGGCCGAGACTGGTGGCTTGGggctggctcacaaccaacccCCACTTGTTATTCAGTTAAAAGCCTCCGCCACTCCCATTTCAATCAAACAGTATCCTATGTCCCGGGAAGCCCATGAGGGCATTAAACCACACATCCGGAGGCTCTTGGACCAGGGGGTACTTGTGCCCTGTTGA
- the LOC131901050 gene encoding LOW QUALITY PROTEIN: uncharacterized protein LOC131901050 (The sequence of the model RefSeq protein was modified relative to this genomic sequence to represent the inferred CDS: inserted 1 base in 1 codon) has protein sequence MGQTVTTPLSLTLDHWSDVKARANNEGVVVKKNKWITLCDAEWVMMNVGWPREGTFNLSLISQVEGKVFALSPHGHPDQVPYIAIWKLLVTEPPPPRVRPFLSPPAPQACPPTAPPPPLAPPASSLYPVLPRKDPPKTPVLPPDPNTPLIDLLTEDPPPYPGNRGPGEQAAPAAREDEAPAPSPIAGCLRGRRNQPAKESRAFPLREGPNHQLQYWPFSASDLYNWKQHNPPFSKDPVALTNLIESILVTHQPTWEDCQQLFQXLLMVEEKQRVFLEARKQVPGDDGRPTQLPNTIDAAFPLTCPNWDFTTPEGREHLRLYRQLLLAGLRGATRRPTNLAQVRNVIQGKDETPAAFLERLREAYRMYTPYDPEDPGQAPGVILSFIYQSSPDIRAKLQRLEGLHFFSLSDLLKEAEKVFNKRETPEEREERMWQK, from the exons ATGGGACAGACTGTCACCACCCCCTTGAGCCTCACGCTTGACCACTGGTCGGACGTGAAGGCACGAGCCAACAATGAAGGAGTTGtagttaaaaagaataaatggatCACCCTTTGCGATGCCGAGTGGGTCATGATGAATGTAGGATGGCCTCGCGAGGGAACCTTTAACCTCAGtcttatttcacaggtggagGGGAAAGTTTTCGCTCTGAGTCCCCATGGCCACCCGGACCAGGTCCCTTACATCGCCATATGGAAACTCCTGGTGACCGAACCCCCCCCACCCCGGGTTAGGCCATTCCTCTCCCCTCCAGCACCCCAGGCCTGTCCCCCGACGGCACCACCGCCCCCTCTcgcccctcctgcctcctccctttaCCCTGTTCTCCCACGAAAGGATCCCCCTAAGACCCCTGTCCTTCCCCCTGACCCCAATACACCTCTTATTGACCTCCTGACAGAGGACCCACCGCCATACCCGGGGAATCGGGGACCAGGGGAACAGGCAGCCCCCGCAGCG CGGGAGGATGAGGCTCCGGCTCCCTCCCCAATTGCCGGTTGCCTCCGAGGAAGGCGCAACCAACCAGCCAAAGAATCCAGAGCCTTCCCCCTCCGAGAGGGCCCCAATCACCAGCTCCAATACTGGCCATTTTCGGCCTCTGATCTTTACAACTGGAAGCAGCATAATCCTCCTTTCTCTAAGGACCCTGTTGCCTTGACTAACCTGATTGAGTCCATTTTAGTGACCCACCAGCCTACGTGGGAGGATTGTCAGCAGTTATTCC CCCTCCTGATGGTGGAGGAGAAGCAGCGAGTCTTCTTGGAAGCTCGGAAGCAGGTTCCTGGAGACGATGGAAGACCCACCCAATTGCCTAATACCATTGATGCAGCCTTTCCCCTCACCTGCCCGAACTGGGACTTCACGACCCCAGAAGGTAGGGAGCAcctacgtctctatcgccagttgctcttagcgggtctccggGGGGCTACTAGACGccctaccaatttggctcaggttAGAAATGTGATTCAGGGAAAGGATGAGACACCGGCAGCATTCTTAGAAAGACTCAGAGAAGCCTATAGGATGTATACCCCGTATGATccagaagatccaggacaggcgccaggCGTCATCTTGTCTTTCATCTATCAGTCAAGTCCAGATATAAGGGCCAAATTACAGAGACTAGAGGGATTGCATTTCTTCAGTTTGTCAGATTTAttgaaagaagcagagaaagtgtttaataaaagagaaactcCCGAAGAGCGGGAGGAGAGGATGTGGCAGAAATAG